A window of Oceaniferula flava contains these coding sequences:
- the gcvT gene encoding glycine cleavage system aminomethyltransferase GcvT: MTHILRRVSENIQETPLAALHVELGGKMIPFAGWNMPVQYTSIIDEHTAVREDVGIFDISHMGQFFLEGEGAEAWLNTILANDVSKLEVGQGQYTFMLNEDGGVIDDLIIYRQAEGKIFLVVNASMIDVDYAWLDKHLAGGLTLTNESDAWAGMAVQGPNSTALFAKLFPGRELPARNGMDIWEQDGESLVVCRTGYTGEDGYEFFSSAANGSAWFQKYIDAGAKPCGLGARDSLRLEVCYPLNGSDLAPTRTPIEAGLGFFCALEKGDFIGRDVLVKQKEDGLKERLVALKYTGKGAPPRAHYEVYSKDGELLSELTSGVLSPSLREGIGMAYLPVASAKLGTLVDIDVRGRKFEAKVVKKPFYKKG, from the coding sequence ATGACACACATTCTCCGCCGCGTGAGTGAAAATATCCAAGAGACACCATTGGCCGCCCTTCACGTTGAACTGGGTGGGAAAATGATTCCTTTCGCTGGCTGGAATATGCCCGTTCAATACACCAGCATCATTGATGAACACACCGCGGTGCGAGAGGATGTCGGAATTTTCGATATTTCCCACATGGGTCAGTTTTTCCTCGAAGGCGAAGGCGCCGAGGCATGGCTCAATACCATTCTGGCCAACGACGTTTCAAAACTCGAAGTCGGTCAGGGGCAATACACTTTCATGTTGAATGAAGACGGTGGTGTGATCGATGACTTGATCATCTACCGCCAGGCCGAAGGCAAAATCTTCCTAGTGGTGAATGCCTCCATGATCGATGTCGATTACGCATGGCTCGATAAGCACCTCGCAGGTGGCTTGACGCTCACCAACGAGAGTGATGCTTGGGCAGGGATGGCGGTGCAGGGACCGAACTCGACCGCACTATTTGCCAAGCTCTTCCCCGGACGTGAACTGCCGGCCCGCAATGGCATGGACATCTGGGAGCAGGATGGCGAGTCACTCGTCGTTTGCCGCACCGGCTACACCGGCGAGGACGGCTATGAATTTTTCAGCTCGGCTGCCAATGGTAGCGCCTGGTTCCAGAAATACATCGACGCTGGTGCCAAACCCTGTGGCCTGGGCGCTCGCGATTCCCTGCGTCTGGAGGTTTGTTACCCACTCAATGGCTCGGATCTCGCGCCGACCCGCACCCCGATCGAAGCCGGCCTCGGCTTCTTTTGCGCCTTGGAAAAAGGAGACTTCATTGGTCGCGATGTCCTGGTGAAACAGAAGGAGGATGGCTTGAAAGAGCGCTTGGTCGCTCTCAAATACACCGGCAAGGGGGCGCCACCTCGTGCCCATTACGAGGTCTACTCTAAGGACGGCGAGCTGCTGTCCGAACTCACCAGTGGGGTGCTCTCCCCAAGCCTGCGCGAGGGGATCGGTATGGCCTATCTCCCCGTCGCCAGCGCCAAGCTGGGAACCTTGGTCGATATCGATGTCCGAGGCCGAAAATTTGAAGCTAAAGTCGTAAAAAAACCCTTTTACAAGAAGGGCTAA
- the gcvH gene encoding glycine cleavage system protein GcvH: MNVPDNLRYTSDHEWILLEDGIATVGITDHAQEELTDVVFVELPDDGRSCDAGDPVAVVESVKAASDIYCPIAGEIVGGNADLEADPALVNTDPYGAGWIFKVRVNDVATVEALMDAEGYKGLIG, from the coding sequence ATGAACGTCCCAGATAATCTTCGCTACACCTCCGATCACGAGTGGATCCTCCTTGAAGACGGTATCGCCACAGTCGGCATTACCGATCACGCCCAAGAGGAACTGACCGATGTTGTTTTTGTCGAACTCCCTGATGATGGCCGTAGCTGCGATGCGGGAGACCCGGTCGCTGTGGTCGAGTCCGTGAAAGCTGCCAGTGATATCTACTGCCCAATCGCCGGTGAAATCGTCGGAGGCAACGCCGATCTGGAAGCTGACCCAGCTCTGGTGAACACCGATCCTTATGGTGCCGGCTGGATCTTCAAAGTGCGTGTCAACGATGTCGCCACCGTCGAGGCTCTAATGGATGCCGAAGGCTACAAAGGTCTTATTGGCTGA
- a CDS encoding putative selenate ABC transporter substrate-binding protein has product MKRERILKGAGLASLIIGAVAFSSCGKTENSDSSADESAKVLRFSAIPDQDTTAQSERYGPAAKWLAEQLDIEVEFVPSSDYDASVTKFENGDIQLAWFGGVSGVKARNAVEGSRALVSGAKDLKFKSYFVAHPSTGLTKSDEFPTAMKGKTFTFGSAGSTSGCIMPAHFIVKNTDTGPLDFFSKVGFSGAHDKTALQVQAGTFEVGAMNFSTYERMVKEGTIAPEKCPVIWETPTYADYNFTASGELDKTFGEGFTDKLQELLVNCKDPAVLKAFDRDGFVQVDNATFQGIADVMKSVKLK; this is encoded by the coding sequence ATGAAACGAGAACGTATCCTCAAAGGTGCCGGTCTGGCATCTCTCATCATCGGCGCAGTGGCATTCAGCAGCTGCGGTAAGACAGAAAACAGCGACAGCTCAGCGGACGAATCCGCCAAGGTGCTGCGCTTTTCAGCCATTCCCGACCAAGACACCACGGCCCAGTCCGAGCGATACGGCCCTGCAGCCAAGTGGCTCGCCGAGCAACTGGACATTGAAGTCGAGTTCGTGCCATCCAGCGATTACGATGCCTCGGTCACCAAATTTGAAAACGGCGACATCCAACTGGCCTGGTTCGGTGGAGTTTCCGGAGTGAAAGCTCGCAATGCGGTCGAAGGATCCCGCGCTCTGGTTTCAGGAGCAAAAGACCTCAAGTTCAAGTCCTACTTTGTTGCCCACCCATCGACTGGACTGACCAAGTCCGACGAATTTCCCACTGCGATGAAAGGCAAGACCTTCACTTTCGGAAGTGCGGGTTCCACTTCCGGCTGCATCATGCCGGCTCACTTCATCGTCAAAAACACCGATACCGGCCCTCTCGACTTCTTCAGCAAGGTCGGTTTCTCCGGCGCACATGACAAAACAGCCCTGCAGGTGCAAGCTGGCACCTTTGAAGTAGGCGCGATGAACTTCAGCACATATGAGCGTATGGTAAAGGAAGGCACCATCGCCCCCGAAAAGTGCCCCGTCATCTGGGAAACGCCCACCTACGCCGACTACAACTTCACCGCCAGTGGTGAACTGGACAAGACCTTTGGCGAAGGCTTCACCGACAAGCTTCAAGAACTGCTTGTGAACTGCAAGGACCCCGCTGTCCTGAAGGCTTTTGATCGCGACGGATTCGTTCAGGTCGACAATGCCACCTTCCAAGGCATCGCCGATGTGATGAAAAGTGTGAAGTTGAAATAA
- a CDS encoding DUF5069 domain-containing protein: MSDYQAPRSPRDEINGMLYFPRLCDKIRLHSEGKLESDYIENLGGGMDLWTCQFLGVDYTDLRDKVLGGASDEEALAWCRENGNPRGELELTWWNSYMQSRGYRDDMTDRLAFRKDEAGWNDRDDIITFFDFIDVDEGRQ; the protein is encoded by the coding sequence ATGTCTGACTACCAAGCCCCAAGAAGCCCGCGCGATGAAATCAATGGAATGCTCTATTTCCCCCGATTGTGTGACAAGATCCGTCTGCACTCGGAAGGAAAGCTCGAAAGTGATTACATCGAGAATCTGGGCGGGGGCATGGACCTGTGGACCTGTCAGTTCCTGGGCGTGGACTACACCGACCTTCGGGACAAGGTGTTAGGCGGAGCCTCTGATGAAGAGGCTCTGGCATGGTGCCGGGAAAATGGAAACCCGCGCGGCGAGCTCGAACTCACTTGGTGGAACAGCTACATGCAGAGCCGTGGCTATCGTGACGACATGACCGATCGCCTCGCATTCCGCAAGGACGAGGCCGGGTGGAACGACCGAGACGATATCATCACCTTCTTCGATTTCATCGACGTCGATGAAGGACGGCAGTAA
- the selA gene encoding L-seryl-tRNA(Sec) selenium transferase has protein sequence MPNPKQSLRELPAVEILVKALCLQCPLPRALVTTFVQRELYQWRQKILSGATPSRVEIEKEIAASLKTFAASRLQPVINATGVIIHTNLGRSPLGREAANTLTEIATGYCNLEFNLPDGARGKRAGYLETALASLLEAEAATAVNNCAAALVLTLRHLCVGDKNEVIVSRSELVEIGGGFRIPEILETSGAKLVEVGATNKTNLNDYAKAITANTAMILKVHRSNFYIGGFTEEPEVSDLAKLAHEHQLPLVEDIGSGAMMNTDELAPIDHEPTPQQALRNGIDLVCFSGDKLLGGPQSGIIAGNKELVAGIKKEPFFRAVRCDKLILTVLQECIDTYLANKSSGGTFGVPALEFISENVATLRERAEQIISRLPGSAQSCCEVVETIARTGGGTMPKSEIPSVAIAISPTKISVNRLATLLRTGDRAIVGVVVESQLRLDLRTVFAHQDDCLVEALEQVL, from the coding sequence ATGCCAAATCCAAAGCAATCTCTAAGAGAGCTACCCGCCGTAGAAATCTTGGTTAAAGCCCTCTGTTTGCAATGCCCCCTGCCCCGCGCCCTAGTCACGACCTTCGTCCAACGGGAGCTCTATCAGTGGCGACAAAAAATTCTATCAGGCGCCACACCGAGTCGGGTGGAGATTGAAAAAGAGATCGCAGCATCGTTAAAAACCTTTGCCGCGAGCCGACTGCAACCCGTCATCAATGCCACAGGCGTTATCATTCACACCAACTTGGGCCGATCCCCTTTGGGCCGTGAAGCTGCGAACACCCTCACGGAGATAGCAACCGGCTACTGCAACCTCGAATTCAACCTGCCAGACGGAGCTCGGGGGAAGAGGGCCGGCTATTTGGAAACCGCCCTGGCATCATTGTTAGAAGCCGAAGCAGCCACCGCAGTGAACAACTGTGCAGCTGCCTTGGTGCTAACACTGCGGCACCTCTGCGTGGGTGATAAAAACGAAGTGATCGTCTCGCGCAGTGAGCTGGTGGAAATTGGTGGAGGGTTCCGAATCCCTGAAATTCTGGAAACATCGGGAGCCAAACTCGTGGAAGTGGGAGCCACCAACAAAACCAACCTCAACGACTACGCCAAAGCGATCACAGCGAACACCGCGATGATCCTCAAGGTTCACCGATCCAACTTCTACATCGGTGGCTTTACCGAAGAACCCGAGGTCAGTGATCTCGCCAAGCTCGCGCATGAGCACCAATTACCACTGGTCGAAGACATCGGCTCCGGAGCCATGATGAATACGGATGAGCTAGCCCCCATCGATCATGAACCGACCCCACAACAAGCACTCCGTAATGGCATCGACCTCGTCTGTTTCTCCGGTGACAAATTGTTAGGCGGCCCTCAATCCGGCATTATTGCAGGCAACAAAGAACTGGTGGCCGGCATCAAAAAAGAGCCCTTTTTCCGCGCTGTCCGCTGTGACAAACTGATCCTCACCGTGCTGCAGGAATGCATCGATACCTACTTGGCAAACAAATCCTCCGGAGGAACCTTCGGAGTGCCCGCCTTGGAATTCATCTCGGAAAATGTGGCAACACTTCGCGAACGGGCCGAGCAAATCATCTCCCGCCTGCCGGGCAGCGCACAGAGCTGCTGCGAAGTGGTCGAAACCATCGCCCGCACCGGTGGAGGCACCATGCCGAAATCGGAAATCCCATCTGTAGCGATCGCGATCTCCCCAACTAAGATTTCAGTCAACCGACTGGCTACCCTCCTGCGAACCGGCGATCGCGCCATCGTTGGTGTGGTCGTCGAAAGCCAACTGCGTCTGGACCTACGCACTGTCTTCGCCCATCAAGATGATTGCTTAGTCGAAGCCCTGGAACAAGTCCTCTAA
- the gcvP gene encoding aminomethyl-transferring glycine dehydrogenase: MYNNFCSRHVGSVGDTRESMIKELGYDRIVDLIEDAVPANIRGGAPLELPDALSETGALDRLRGIMGENKVLKSFIGQGYSGTIVPPVIQRNILENPGWYTAYTPYQAEIAQGRLEALLNFQTLISDLTGLDVAGASLLDEGTAAAEAMALAKSGNRKGTTMFVADSCHPQTIDVVKTRAEPLGIQIEVGDWKSFDPAACEGLFAVLVQYPDTLGTIEDYSEFVEKAHAAGALAIVAADLLALTVLRAPGEFGADICVGNSQRFGVPFGFGGPHAAFMSCTDKLKRKMPGRLIGVSVDAQGKPGYRLALQTREQHIRRDKATSNICTAQVLLAVMASMYAVYHGPDGLKRIANKANTCARILAASLTQGGFELVSDQFFDTITIKVPAKADEYLAAAVELGYNLRRVDADHVSIACDETFTCEDGKSLLQVFGIEKADSELADGPNWNEVHNRESDFCTAPVFNLYHSETEMLRYVARLEKKDLALNESMIALGSCTMKLNATAEMMPLSWPEVGNIHPFAPDDQTVGYRAMLDELSDWLARITGFAAVSLQPNAGSQGEYAGLLAIRRYHMANGDEERNICIIPTSAHGTNPASAVMVGFKVVPVACDEAGNIDVTDLKAKAEKYADNLGALMITYPSTHGVYEETIVEICEAIHANGGQVYMDGANMNAQVGLTSPGQIGADVCHLNLHKTFCIPHGGGGPGVGPIGVAEQLVPYLPGHQMMENEADPVCSAAYGSASINTISWMYIAMMGADGLTEATKMAILNANYVAKRLDDSFPVLYTGNKGLVAHECIIDLRPVSDASGITVEDVAKRLMDYGYHSPTMSWPVGGTLMIEPTESESKAELDKFCDAMISIRDEIQAVIDGRSDKEDNVLKNAPHTAEMVISDSWTHSYGREQAAYPMPAQRDHKFWPAVGRIDNVHGDRNLVCSCAGMEAYSE; this comes from the coding sequence ATGTATAATAATTTCTGTAGCCGCCATGTAGGCAGCGTAGGTGACACCCGTGAGTCGATGATTAAAGAACTCGGTTATGATCGCATCGTCGATCTGATCGAAGACGCTGTGCCGGCCAACATCCGCGGCGGGGCACCTCTCGAACTTCCTGACGCACTCAGTGAAACTGGAGCACTCGATCGCTTGCGCGGGATCATGGGGGAAAATAAAGTTCTCAAGAGTTTCATCGGTCAAGGATACAGCGGCACCATCGTGCCTCCCGTGATCCAGCGGAACATTCTGGAAAATCCAGGTTGGTACACCGCCTACACCCCTTATCAGGCCGAGATTGCCCAAGGTCGTCTCGAAGCTCTGCTGAATTTCCAGACATTGATCTCGGATCTCACAGGTCTTGATGTTGCCGGAGCTTCTTTGTTAGACGAAGGCACCGCCGCTGCCGAAGCCATGGCACTGGCCAAGTCAGGTAATCGTAAAGGCACCACGATGTTTGTGGCTGATAGCTGTCATCCGCAAACCATCGATGTGGTAAAAACCCGGGCAGAGCCTTTGGGAATTCAAATCGAGGTGGGCGATTGGAAAAGCTTCGACCCCGCAGCTTGTGAGGGACTTTTTGCCGTTCTGGTGCAATACCCAGACACCCTCGGAACCATCGAGGACTACAGTGAGTTTGTCGAGAAAGCACACGCTGCCGGGGCCTTGGCCATTGTGGCTGCTGATCTGTTAGCTCTCACCGTCCTGCGCGCTCCTGGCGAATTTGGTGCCGATATCTGCGTGGGTAACAGCCAGCGCTTCGGCGTGCCATTCGGCTTTGGCGGTCCACACGCTGCGTTCATGTCCTGCACGGACAAACTGAAACGTAAGATGCCCGGCCGCCTCATTGGTGTCTCGGTCGATGCCCAAGGGAAACCGGGATACCGTCTGGCATTGCAGACTCGTGAGCAGCATATCCGCCGCGATAAAGCGACCTCTAACATCTGCACCGCTCAAGTTCTGTTGGCAGTGATGGCTTCTATGTATGCCGTTTATCACGGACCTGACGGACTGAAGCGCATCGCTAACAAAGCCAACACCTGCGCACGTATTCTCGCTGCTTCGTTGACCCAAGGTGGCTTCGAACTCGTGAGCGATCAATTCTTCGATACCATCACTATCAAGGTGCCAGCTAAAGCTGATGAGTATTTGGCTGCAGCTGTGGAGCTGGGATACAACCTGCGCCGTGTCGATGCTGATCACGTCAGCATCGCCTGCGATGAAACCTTCACTTGCGAAGACGGCAAGAGCCTGCTGCAGGTCTTTGGCATTGAGAAAGCCGACAGTGAACTGGCGGACGGACCTAACTGGAATGAAGTTCACAACCGTGAATCGGATTTCTGCACCGCTCCCGTGTTCAACCTTTACCACTCCGAGACCGAAATGCTGCGCTACGTGGCACGGCTTGAGAAAAAGGATCTGGCGCTGAACGAATCCATGATCGCGCTTGGTTCCTGCACCATGAAACTCAACGCCACAGCTGAAATGATGCCGCTGAGCTGGCCTGAGGTGGGGAACATTCACCCCTTCGCTCCAGACGACCAGACCGTGGGCTACCGCGCGATGCTTGATGAACTTTCTGACTGGTTGGCTCGGATCACCGGATTTGCCGCCGTTTCCCTCCAGCCAAATGCTGGATCTCAAGGGGAATACGCAGGTCTGTTAGCTATCCGCCGTTACCACATGGCCAATGGTGATGAAGAACGGAACATCTGCATCATCCCAACATCCGCACACGGAACCAACCCGGCCTCAGCGGTGATGGTGGGCTTCAAGGTGGTTCCCGTTGCCTGTGACGAAGCCGGCAACATCGATGTTACCGATCTGAAGGCCAAGGCGGAAAAATACGCAGATAACTTGGGAGCCCTGATGATTACCTATCCTTCGACTCACGGAGTTTACGAGGAAACGATCGTGGAAATCTGCGAGGCGATCCACGCGAACGGCGGTCAGGTTTACATGGATGGCGCAAACATGAATGCGCAGGTGGGACTCACCAGCCCCGGCCAAATCGGCGCGGATGTGTGCCACTTGAATTTGCATAAAACCTTCTGCATCCCTCACGGCGGTGGTGGACCAGGCGTTGGCCCGATTGGTGTGGCCGAGCAGCTGGTTCCTTATCTTCCCGGGCACCAGATGATGGAAAATGAAGCCGATCCGGTTTGCTCCGCCGCTTATGGTAGTGCGAGTATCAACACCATTTCGTGGATGTACATCGCCATGATGGGTGCCGATGGCCTCACCGAAGCCACCAAGATGGCCATTCTCAATGCGAACTACGTGGCCAAGCGTCTGGACGATTCCTTCCCTGTGCTCTACACCGGCAACAAAGGCCTGGTCGCGCACGAGTGCATTATCGATCTTCGCCCTGTCTCCGATGCGAGCGGAATCACGGTGGAGGATGTCGCCAAGCGTCTGATGGATTACGGCTACCATTCACCCACCATGAGTTGGCCGGTCGGCGGCACTCTGATGATTGAGCCCACCGAGTCCGAGTCTAAAGCCGAGCTTGATAAGTTCTGCGATGCGATGATTTCCATCCGCGATGAAATCCAGGCCGTGATCGATGGTCGCAGCGATAAAGAGGACAACGTGCTGAAAAATGCACCGCACACCGCCGAGATGGTCATCAGCGATAGCTGGACGCACTCCTACGGTCGTGAGCAAGCCGCCTATCCAATGCCCGCTCAGCGCGATCATAAATTCTGGCCAGCAGTCGGTCGGATTGATAATGTGCACGGCGACCGCAACCTGGTCTGCTCCTGCGCAGGCATGGAAGCCTACTCCGAGTAG
- a CDS encoding phosphonate ABC transporter ATP-binding protein: MSVHLKQLGHRYGEHRALHDISLDIKAGEQVALIGPSGCGKTTLLRLIGTQMIPTEGSVEVLSQHPAELNTHTLRQLRHQIATIPQHLGLVPNVRVIRNVLNGGLGKLGLMDTVRQSLTPSRQERQMAHELLDRAGIGEKLYDRTDSLSGGQQQRVAVARALYQKPSIILADEPVSAVDPMRARDMIRLLIDLSKQEEITLIVSIHNLELAREFFPRLIGLRAGQLAFDSAVSELSDEQCRALYQLDHDA, from the coding sequence ATGTCTGTCCACCTTAAACAGCTTGGCCACCGTTACGGCGAGCACCGTGCGCTGCACGACATCTCACTGGATATCAAGGCCGGTGAACAAGTCGCCCTAATCGGCCCTTCCGGCTGCGGCAAAACCACCCTGCTGCGGCTCATCGGCACGCAGATGATTCCAACAGAAGGCAGCGTTGAAGTCCTGTCCCAGCACCCGGCCGAACTGAATACTCACACGCTGCGGCAGCTTCGACACCAAATAGCCACCATCCCCCAACATCTTGGGCTGGTTCCCAATGTGCGAGTAATTCGCAATGTCCTCAACGGAGGACTCGGCAAGCTGGGGCTGATGGATACGGTGCGGCAGAGCCTGACACCGAGTCGACAAGAACGGCAGATGGCTCATGAATTGTTAGACCGCGCCGGTATTGGCGAAAAACTTTACGATCGCACCGACAGCCTGTCCGGAGGCCAGCAGCAGCGGGTAGCCGTGGCTCGCGCACTCTATCAAAAACCATCCATCATTCTCGCCGACGAGCCGGTTTCCGCCGTCGATCCCATGAGGGCACGTGACATGATCCGCCTGCTGATCGATCTCTCGAAGCAGGAAGAGATCACCTTAATTGTCTCCATTCACAATCTTGAGCTCGCACGTGAATTCTTCCCTCGATTGATCGGGCTCCGTGCCGGACAGCTCGCTTTTGACTCCGCTGTGAGTGAACTCAGCGATGAACAATGCAGGGCCCTCTATCAACTCGACCATGACGCCTGA
- a CDS encoding PhnE/PtxC family ABC transporter permease: MTPEPHRPLGSSFSGRKLTVLGLLVTLLLSSWWLGPLHEDLSTGKSDGLLEAALHPGFSDQSRSLPDDATPFMERILGELGSTIRYAIIAMSMAVPTGILLGLAASTSWWPDRGRIRLILRPIYLFTRTFITLMRSIHELIWALLFVSAIGSEPITACVALTLPFGGTLAKVFSEIIDEQHKAAREQLVTSGARPMQAFFASILPQAVPDMTTYTLYRFECALRSSAVLGFIGIETIGLSIKRSFENNFYNELWTELYLLIIVIIAVDLLGSLLRYRLNTIPSRTKALSQSPDIDELKKKAPRWQLTRILGWATILLITLSWFPNLAGIQAEELTKAPIGKSRSERMETFGKRLTPAPVRESGDWADAIPWAQELWTTSGKAALLNTVAMATAAIILSGFAAWIMIPWASRALATAHPLGLFNGKFSWLKSTVWKSTGFLTRSLFIISRAIPEYIYAYLLIGILGISAWPLVIALALHNFGILGRLWGEVMENQPAARAQHVILHGGSRWQSYLASYMPESFNRFLMYLFYRWETCVREATILGMLGVASLGYEIQIARNFSRAYDEMFFFVLLGAAIVFVGDLVSLALRYKLRND; encoded by the coding sequence ATGACGCCTGAGCCTCATCGACCACTCGGCAGTTCGTTCAGTGGGCGCAAGCTCACGGTTCTAGGTCTGTTAGTCACACTGCTTCTCTCCAGCTGGTGGCTCGGCCCGCTGCATGAAGATTTGAGCACAGGAAAAAGCGACGGTCTTCTCGAGGCCGCTTTGCACCCGGGCTTCAGCGACCAGAGCCGGAGCCTACCAGACGATGCCACTCCCTTCATGGAGCGCATCCTCGGAGAGCTCGGCAGCACGATTCGCTACGCCATCATCGCGATGAGCATGGCAGTGCCGACAGGTATTCTGTTAGGACTAGCAGCATCGACATCCTGGTGGCCAGACCGCGGACGCATCCGGCTTATACTCCGCCCGATCTACCTCTTCACCCGAACCTTCATCACGCTGATGCGTTCGATTCACGAGTTGATCTGGGCCTTGCTTTTTGTCTCCGCCATCGGCAGTGAACCGATCACCGCCTGTGTGGCTTTGACGCTCCCCTTCGGTGGCACACTCGCCAAAGTTTTTTCAGAAATCATCGACGAGCAACACAAAGCTGCGCGCGAGCAGCTAGTCACTTCTGGTGCCAGACCTATGCAGGCGTTTTTTGCCAGCATCCTGCCCCAAGCCGTGCCGGACATGACCACTTACACACTTTATCGCTTCGAGTGTGCATTGCGATCCTCAGCCGTGTTAGGCTTCATCGGTATCGAAACGATTGGCCTCTCCATCAAGCGATCTTTTGAAAACAACTTTTACAACGAGCTATGGACCGAGCTCTACCTTTTGATCATCGTGATCATTGCAGTCGATCTGTTAGGTTCCTTGCTACGTTATCGTCTCAACACCATCCCCTCACGCACGAAGGCACTCAGCCAATCGCCCGACATCGATGAACTGAAGAAAAAAGCTCCCCGCTGGCAGCTCACGCGCATCCTTGGCTGGGCCACCATTCTACTGATTACCCTCTCCTGGTTTCCCAACTTGGCCGGGATTCAAGCGGAAGAGCTGACCAAGGCCCCAATTGGAAAGTCCCGCTCCGAACGAATGGAGACCTTTGGCAAGCGTCTCACTCCAGCTCCGGTGCGTGAGAGTGGCGACTGGGCAGATGCGATCCCCTGGGCGCAAGAACTTTGGACAACCAGTGGCAAGGCCGCTCTGCTGAATACCGTCGCGATGGCAACAGCCGCCATCATCCTCTCAGGCTTCGCGGCCTGGATCATGATCCCCTGGGCTAGCAGAGCTCTGGCCACCGCTCATCCTCTCGGCCTTTTCAATGGAAAGTTCAGTTGGCTCAAATCCACGGTGTGGAAATCCACAGGTTTTCTAACAAGGTCGCTATTCATCATCAGCCGAGCCATTCCGGAATACATTTATGCCTACCTGCTGATTGGCATTCTCGGTATCAGCGCGTGGCCACTGGTCATTGCGCTCGCCTTACACAACTTTGGCATCCTTGGCCGACTTTGGGGTGAGGTGATGGAAAACCAGCCAGCAGCCAGGGCGCAGCATGTGATCTTACACGGTGGCAGTCGCTGGCAGAGCTACCTCGCGAGCTACATGCCGGAAAGTTTCAACCGCTTCCTCATGTATCTCTTCTACCGCTGGGAAACCTGTGTGCGAGAAGCCACCATCCTCGGCATGTTAGGGGTGGCCTCACTCGGCTATGAAATTCAAATTGCACGCAACTTCTCACGCGCTTACGACGAGATGTTCTTCTTCGTCCTGTTAGGAGCGGCGATCGTCTTTGTTGGCGACCTTGTGTCCCTCGCACTGCGATACAAACTCCGCAATGACTAG
- the rsgA gene encoding ribosome small subunit-dependent GTPase A, with protein MTLNDLGWNTEFQKDFDKLSLKKCVPARLIRDNKITYGALFIDDEEDVCEREVVMSGKVYHDASSDAELPAVGDWVALELAKNEDGENMIRARLPRQTCFSRKLPGKSTMEQVIAANVNVVVVVTDAGSDFNPRRMERYFMLIRRSGSKAVVLVNKSDMFPAEQSEEAAEIIRELDDEADVFVTSAVRDEGLEVLKNYLQPGVSITMVGSSGVGKSTLVNQLLGEEFQWTGDVNEATGKGRHTTTARELILLDDGGILIDNPGMREIQMWTDEQTLRESFADVEALTAQCKFHDCKHGNDKGCAIRAAVESGELDEGRYESYLKLDEEIEKLEKRQKKLRQLSERRAKRDHRVKARNLADRIDLEKEDNPDWR; from the coding sequence GTGACTCTCAACGACCTCGGCTGGAACACAGAATTTCAGAAAGACTTTGATAAGCTTTCTCTGAAGAAATGCGTGCCGGCACGCCTCATCCGCGATAATAAAATCACCTACGGGGCACTCTTCATCGATGATGAGGAGGACGTTTGCGAACGTGAAGTGGTGATGAGCGGTAAGGTGTATCATGATGCCTCGTCCGATGCCGAACTGCCGGCCGTCGGAGACTGGGTGGCCCTGGAGCTTGCCAAAAACGAAGATGGCGAGAACATGATCCGCGCGCGCCTGCCGCGGCAAACCTGCTTTTCCCGGAAACTCCCTGGGAAAAGCACCATGGAGCAGGTGATTGCCGCCAATGTCAACGTGGTGGTGGTGGTCACCGATGCCGGATCGGATTTTAACCCGCGCCGCATGGAACGCTACTTCATGCTCATTCGCCGCAGTGGCTCCAAGGCCGTGGTTCTGGTCAATAAATCGGATATGTTCCCTGCGGAGCAAAGCGAGGAGGCCGCCGAGATCATTCGCGAGCTCGACGATGAGGCCGATGTTTTTGTCACTTCCGCCGTCAGGGATGAGGGCTTGGAAGTGCTTAAGAATTACCTCCAACCCGGAGTCTCAATCACGATGGTCGGATCCAGTGGAGTGGGCAAATCAACCTTGGTGAACCAGTTGTTAGGTGAAGAGTTTCAGTGGACTGGTGATGTCAATGAAGCCACCGGCAAAGGGCGCCACACTACCACCGCACGCGAGTTGATCTTGTTGGATGACGGTGGGATTTTGATCGATAACCCTGGGATGCGCGAGATCCAGATGTGGACCGATGAGCAAACGCTGCGAGAAAGCTTTGCCGATGTCGAGGCACTGACCGCCCAGTGCAAGTTTCACGATTGTAAACATGGCAACGACAAAGGCTGCGCCATCCGCGCCGCCGTGGAATCGGGCGAACTGGATGAAGGTCGCTACGAAAGCTATCTCAAACTCGATGAGGAAATTGAAAAGCTGGAGAAGCGTCAGAAAAAGTTGCGCCAGCTATCCGAACGACGTGCCAAGCGCGATCACCGTGTGAAAGCCCGCAATCTCGCCGACCGGATTGACCTTGAGAAAGAGGATAACCCCGACTGGCGCTGA